The following proteins come from a genomic window of Limosilactobacillus reuteri:
- the rpmA gene encoding 50S ribosomal protein L27, with protein sequence MIMNLQFFSHHKGGGSTANGRNSAGRRLGTKAADGSIVTAGSIIYRQRGTHINPGENVGRGGDDTLYAKVAGVVKFERMGRSKRKVSVYPIAE encoded by the coding sequence ATGATTATGAATTTGCAATTCTTCTCCCACCACAAGGGGGGTGGTTCCACTGCTAACGGTCGGAACTCGGCTGGTCGTCGTCTTGGTACTAAGGCTGCTGATGGTTCAATCGTAACTGCTGGATCAATCATCTACCGTCAACGTGGTACTCACATCAACCCAGGTGAAAACGTGGGTCGTGGTGGAGACGATACATTATACGCTAAGGTAGCCGGTGTTGTTAAATTTGAACGCATGGGTCGCAGTAAGCGTAAGGTATCAGTTTACCCAATCGCTGAATAG
- a CDS encoding ribosomal-processing cysteine protease Prp — translation MIRVQFNLDSNQRITSFKMIGHADSGPYGQDIVCAAVSALSISTVNGLEQVVHTKPHLKQDNDNGGFLEVTGLDLGHDSQILLKTFLNGLCDIQESYPQNIEVKMFD, via the coding sequence ATGATTCGAGTACAGTTTAATTTAGATTCGAATCAGCGGATCACTTCTTTTAAAATGATTGGGCACGCTGATTCTGGTCCATATGGGCAGGATATTGTTTGTGCCGCAGTTTCTGCATTATCTATTTCAACGGTGAACGGCCTTGAACAAGTTGTTCATACAAAGCCTCACCTTAAACAAGATAATGATAATGGTGGCTTTCTTGAAGTTACAGGATTAGACCTTGGTCATGATAGTCAGATCCTTCTTAAAACCTTTTTAAATGGATTATGTGATATTCAAGAAAGCTATCCACAAAACATTGAAGTAAAAATGTTTGATTAA
- the rplU gene encoding 50S ribosomal protein L21: MYAIIVTGGKQYKVEEGTSIYVEKLDAKEGDKVTFDQVIFVGGDDTKIGTPVVDGASVEGTVDKQGKEKKVVTFKYKPKKHTHTKQGHRQPYTKVTINKINA; encoded by the coding sequence ATGTACGCAATTATCGTTACTGGTGGTAAGCAATACAAGGTAGAAGAAGGTACTTCTATCTATGTTGAAAAGCTTGATGCTAAGGAAGGTGACAAGGTAACTTTTGATCAAGTTATCTTTGTCGGTGGAGACGACACTAAGATCGGTACTCCTGTAGTTGACGGTGCTTCTGTTGAAGGTACTGTTGACAAGCAAGGTAAGGAAAAGAAGGTTGTTACCTTTAAGTACAAGCCTAAGAAGCATACTCACACTAAGCAAGGTCACCGTCAACCTTACACTAAGGTTACTATCAACAAGATCAACGCTTAA
- a CDS encoding TetR/AcrR family transcriptional regulator produces the protein MAANKTDPRVIKTRNSLCKALVYLMRREKLEDISVQKITETANITRGTFYLHYKDKQDFIQSAIQEIIDDFFNQVMIDSNFSKERTVKVFSLRKAFQYIENNADIFDVLLNNEKNNFFYEQLYNRLANEMTHFNEQVNKNQQLKVPLNLQISFIDSAFLGLVSRWLEDGMIYTPRYMTQSVAKMLDQFSSENVSLVNFFDGELEGTLEKI, from the coding sequence ATGGCTGCTAATAAGACAGACCCACGTGTAATTAAAACACGTAATAGTCTGTGCAAAGCTCTTGTATATCTGATGAGACGTGAAAAGCTCGAAGATATTAGCGTCCAAAAGATTACTGAAACTGCCAACATCACCCGGGGAACTTTCTATCTTCACTATAAGGATAAACAAGATTTTATTCAGTCAGCAATCCAAGAGATTATTGACGATTTTTTCAACCAAGTAATGATCGATAGTAATTTTTCGAAAGAACGGACGGTAAAGGTGTTTTCACTCCGCAAAGCGTTTCAGTATATCGAAAATAACGCCGATATTTTTGATGTTCTATTAAATAATGAAAAGAATAACTTCTTTTATGAACAACTTTACAATCGGTTAGCAAATGAAATGACACACTTTAATGAGCAAGTGAATAAGAACCAACAGTTGAAGGTCCCACTTAATTTGCAGATTTCCTTTATTGATTCAGCATTTTTAGGCTTGGTAAGTCGATGGCTAGAAGATGGCATGATTTATACTCCACGTTACATGACGCAAAGCGTGGCAAAAATGTTGGATCAGTTTAGTAGCGAGAATGTTTCTTTGGTTAATTTTTTTGATGGTGAATTAGAAGGAACTTTAGAAAAGATTTAA
- a CDS encoding exonuclease SbcC, translated as MASVETNSDSLDVTQVINQQIITKIKYLRRFNDAISNHRDREIYQLLDNQRYAKEIEHREQRPNDKGVMNLVDDLADQLSNYLSENLIKYLGKTYPFFYYEEYQTGHYRIYFGNWWDRRQFGELDVLNVHFSFDQTEYDKLRTAFELARDNKRYNSDRISKISSENDRLQDLIDHQREREERKEALQEQLKEISSRSGIWESSRNKESRQELVEQLQKLEDQEEESRNAAQTIKDNERVVLSLSKENTILSYEQKSIIDTFGSFEDFELANRNLYANYLSSLNGSEGKQVDDDEQ; from the coding sequence ATGGCGAGTGTAGAAACTAATAGTGATTCACTTGATGTTACTCAAGTCATCAATCAACAAATTATTACAAAAATAAAGTATTTGCGACGCTTTAATGATGCAATTTCAAACCATCGTGATCGGGAAATCTACCAATTACTAGATAACCAACGCTATGCTAAAGAGATTGAGCATCGAGAACAACGACCAAATGATAAAGGTGTAATGAACCTAGTCGATGATTTGGCTGATCAATTAAGTAATTACCTTAGTGAAAACTTAATTAAATATTTGGGTAAAACCTATCCTTTCTTCTATTATGAAGAATATCAAACTGGTCACTACCGGATTTATTTTGGTAACTGGTGGGATCGCCGTCAATTTGGTGAATTAGACGTTTTGAATGTTCATTTTTCTTTTGACCAAACAGAATATGATAAATTACGGACGGCTTTTGAATTGGCGCGTGACAATAAACGTTACAATAGTGACCGGATTAGTAAAATCTCTAGTGAAAATGACCGTCTCCAAGATTTGATTGATCATCAACGAGAACGTGAGGAACGTAAAGAAGCTCTTCAAGAACAATTAAAAGAAATTAGTTCACGGTCTGGCATTTGGGAATCAAGTCGTAACAAGGAGAGTCGCCAGGAACTGGTTGAGCAGCTGCAAAAGTTAGAGGACCAAGAAGAAGAATCTCGTAATGCAGCCCAAACTATTAAGGATAATGAACGTGTTGTCCTATCCTTATCAAAAGAAAATACGATTTTAAGTTATGAACAAAAGAGCATTATCGATACTTTTGGCAGCTTTGAAGATTTCGAATTAGCTAATCGCAATTTATATGCTAATTATTTATCTAGTTTAAATGGATCAGAAGGAAAGCAGGTGGACGACGATGAGCAATAA
- a CDS encoding IS110 family transposase yields the protein MADIFALDVSMGKSYCVWYRGKHCLKEFSLVHTKAGVNALRDMIKKAQKPIIYFEATGIYSRVIEHFCETNGLRFCRLNPLELHLKSESLRRVKTDQKDAHRIALTVQENTFRLTVPWKKDYLQLHELSRFYNQLNADWNYRLNHLHTALEQVFPELKQLFVNRTSKLALNIVELFPHPALVRPYSRVKLKNILMASTDKRISKMKAYKYADRLIDLAQKSYPAVSGDAIQVDEVRYYARQLIALTRKKEEVIKRMESIAQRLPEYILYCSFPGIGKQTAAQLMGELGDISRFDNANQLNAFVGIDIRRYQSGTYLGQDHINKRGNPIARKLLYFTVGNMIRQQHANSNHIVDYYYRLKEKRPHPKLNKVAMVACMNKTLKCLLSMIKHHEKYHYRYTDSMVPVKA from the coding sequence ATGGCTGATATATTTGCCTTGGATGTTTCAATGGGGAAAAGCTACTGTGTCTGGTATCGAGGGAAACACTGTTTAAAAGAGTTTTCTTTAGTACACACGAAAGCGGGGGTTAATGCTCTACGAGATATGATTAAGAAAGCTCAGAAGCCAATTATCTACTTTGAAGCGACTGGAATTTATTCGCGAGTAATTGAACATTTCTGCGAGACCAATGGTCTCCGCTTTTGCCGTCTTAATCCACTAGAACTTCATTTAAAGTCCGAAAGTCTACGACGAGTTAAGACCGATCAGAAAGACGCTCACCGGATTGCGCTCACTGTCCAGGAAAATACTTTTCGATTAACAGTTCCTTGGAAAAAAGATTATCTTCAGCTACATGAGCTTAGTCGGTTCTATAATCAGCTCAACGCTGATTGGAACTATCGTCTAAATCATCTTCATACTGCACTTGAACAAGTTTTTCCAGAACTTAAGCAATTATTTGTAAATAGAACATCTAAATTAGCGTTGAATATCGTGGAGCTTTTTCCTCATCCAGCACTAGTTAGGCCTTATTCGAGAGTTAAATTAAAGAATATTCTAATGGCATCTACAGATAAACGAATATCTAAGATGAAAGCTTATAAGTATGCCGATCGATTAATCGATCTCGCCCAAAAATCATATCCGGCTGTTTCTGGTGATGCCATTCAGGTTGATGAAGTTCGCTACTATGCTCGCCAATTAATTGCCCTAACCCGTAAAAAGGAAGAGGTTATCAAGCGGATGGAATCTATTGCCCAGCGCTTGCCAGAGTATATCCTATACTGCTCTTTTCCGGGAATTGGGAAACAAACTGCGGCTCAGTTAATGGGAGAATTGGGCGACATTAGTCGCTTTGACAATGCTAATCAGCTTAATGCCTTTGTCGGAATTGATATTCGTCGTTACCAATCTGGAACCTATTTAGGTCAAGATCACATTAATAAGCGTGGAAATCCGATTGCCCGTAAGCTCTTATATTTTACTGTAGGTAATATGATCCGCCAACAACACGCTAATTCTAATCATATTGTTGACTATTACTATCGTTTAAAAGAAAAACGACCTCATCCAAAACTGAACAAGGTCGCCATGGTAGCTTGTATGAATAAAACTCTGAAATGTCTCTTATCCATGATTAAGCACCATGAAAAATACCACTATCGGTATACGGACTCAATGGTCCCTGTGAAGGCATGA
- a CDS encoding metal-sulfur cluster assembly factor: MRDKQSIKDDIVQRLATVIDPELHIDIVNLGLVYTIDLDSDGICLIEMTLTTMGCPLTNVLADMVVKAVKGVSEVKNVDVEFVWEPAWTIDRMSRFAKLSLGVH; encoded by the coding sequence ATGAGAGACAAACAATCAATTAAGGACGATATTGTCCAACGATTAGCAACGGTTATTGATCCTGAACTTCATATTGATATTGTTAATTTGGGCCTCGTTTATACAATTGATCTCGATAGCGATGGAATATGTTTGATTGAAATGACGCTAACGACAATGGGATGTCCGTTGACAAATGTGCTGGCTGACATGGTGGTTAAAGCGGTGAAAGGGGTTTCGGAGGTGAAAAACGTTGATGTGGAATTTGTGTGGGAACCAGCTTGGACGATTGATCGGATGAGCCGCTTTGCTAAATTATCGTTAGGGGTTCATTGA
- the msrA gene encoding peptide-methionine (S)-S-oxide reductase MsrA, with protein MSLDTAIFAGGCFWCMVQPFDTYPGIEKVESGYTGGHVANPTYEQVCSGTTGHTEAVKITFDPDKISYKDLVEIYWHQTDPTDASGQFQDRGDNYRPVIFVKNDEQRKIAEESKKALQESGRFGDAKIVTTIEDAQPFYPAEDYHQGFYKKNPQRFALEEAGGRQQFIEKYWKNN; from the coding sequence ATGAGTTTAGACACAGCGATATTTGCGGGTGGTTGCTTTTGGTGCATGGTCCAGCCGTTTGATACTTATCCGGGAATTGAGAAAGTTGAATCAGGTTACACTGGTGGCCATGTTGCCAATCCAACCTACGAGCAGGTATGTTCTGGAACAACAGGCCATACAGAAGCAGTAAAGATTACTTTTGATCCTGATAAAATTTCATACAAAGACTTAGTAGAGATTTATTGGCACCAAACTGATCCGACTGATGCAAGTGGTCAATTTCAGGATCGGGGAGATAATTATCGTCCTGTAATTTTCGTTAAAAATGATGAACAGCGTAAAATTGCAGAGGAATCGAAAAAGGCTTTACAGGAAAGCGGCCGTTTTGGCGATGCAAAGATTGTAACAACAATTGAGGATGCGCAGCCTTTCTATCCCGCGGAAGACTATCATCAGGGCTTTTATAAGAAAAATCCGCAACGGTTTGCCTTAGAAGAAGCTGGTGGCCGGCAACAATTTATTGAGAAGTATTGGAAAAATAATTAA
- a CDS encoding aminotransferase class I/II-fold pyridoxal phosphate-dependent enzyme produces the protein MVEMSEHMRKILNDVPTLKVFDFSQYVSKIPGIIKFTIGEPDFDTPEYIKKAGIESIENNRTHYAPQRGTVGLRQAIADTLANKYGLQYDPATEILVTNGVTEGISAAITAITNPGDIILVPTPTFSIYTPDVMIAGGTPVEVDTSKTGFKLTPTLLKRYLDKYGDRVKGVVFVNPSNPTGIAYTQAEINELESLIKGKPIFAICDEIYSELNYDGEYSSMAKVIPDQTILANGFSKSYAMTGWRIGYLCAPAKVTDLLFKVHAFAVTDIATFVQDAAEAALKGGDEATKEMDAQYIKRRDYMYKRLTEMGFECSQPMGAFYIFAKIPPFLNQDDNKLIYQLANEAKVAVTAGSNFGKGGEGYLRFSYATSLEQIKEGMDRFAEFCKQAKNNA, from the coding sequence ATGGTTGAAATGAGTGAACACATGCGGAAGATCTTAAATGATGTTCCAACGTTAAAAGTATTTGATTTTTCCCAATACGTTTCAAAAATTCCAGGAATTATTAAGTTTACAATTGGTGAACCCGATTTTGATACACCAGAATATATCAAAAAGGCCGGAATTGAGAGCATTGAAAACAATCGCACTCACTATGCTCCCCAACGTGGAACAGTGGGATTGCGTCAAGCGATTGCTGACACGTTGGCTAATAAATATGGCCTTCAATATGATCCTGCAACAGAGATTCTTGTTACAAACGGAGTAACGGAGGGGATTTCTGCTGCAATTACTGCAATTACTAATCCCGGAGATATAATTTTAGTTCCAACGCCTACTTTTTCAATCTACACGCCTGATGTAATGATTGCTGGAGGGACGCCAGTAGAAGTAGATACATCTAAGACTGGTTTTAAACTAACGCCTACACTTCTTAAACGGTATCTAGATAAATATGGTGATCGAGTAAAGGGAGTTGTTTTCGTCAATCCTTCTAACCCGACTGGAATTGCTTATACTCAAGCGGAAATAAATGAATTAGAATCCTTAATTAAAGGTAAGCCAATCTTTGCAATCTGTGATGAAATTTATAGTGAACTAAACTATGACGGTGAATACTCAAGTATGGCGAAGGTTATTCCAGACCAGACAATCTTAGCAAATGGATTTTCTAAGTCCTATGCAATGACTGGTTGGCGAATTGGCTACCTTTGTGCACCAGCTAAAGTGACCGATCTGCTGTTTAAGGTTCATGCATTTGCCGTAACGGATATCGCGACATTTGTTCAGGATGCTGCAGAGGCCGCTCTAAAGGGTGGGGATGAAGCAACAAAGGAAATGGATGCTCAATATATCAAACGGCGTGACTATATGTATAAGCGGCTTACAGAGATGGGCTTTGAATGCAGTCAACCAATGGGCGCGTTTTATATTTTTGCCAAGATTCCACCATTCCTTAATCAGGATGATAATAAGTTAATTTATCAACTTGCCAATGAAGCCAAGGTTGCTGTAACAGCTGGATCAAACTTTGGTAAGGGTGGAGAAGGATACCTTCGCTTTAGTTATGCTACAAGTCTTGAGCAGATTAAAGAGGGGATGGACCGTTTCGCAGAGTTTTGTAAGCAAGCAAAAAATAATGCCTAA
- the gltX gene encoding glutamate--tRNA ligase, whose product MDQKVRVRYAPSPTGFLHIGNAQSALFNYLFARHFDGTMVLRIEDTDTKRNVEDGEASQRENLHWLGIDWNEGPNKLNPKYAPYRQSERNKEGIYHKYIQELLDKGIAYKDYSTEEELAEMRERQKANNEPPHYDGRWYGKSEEEQKAAEAKGLKPTIRFHFPKDHDYEWDDIARGHVSFNSDNLGGDFIIEKSDGMPTYNFAVVVDDHTMDITHILRGADHISNTPKQIAIYEALGWEHPTFCHIPLIFNPKTRKKLSKRDKDTLQFISEYKKHGYLHEAIFNFIAFLGWSPVGEREIYSKEELIKAYDPKRMSKAPAYFDQKKLDWMNAQYIKSMSIDELTDRTMELIKEGETEEAKRLQSIPEEQLTELLKKTIKVHQRDVNKLLEVIQYAWSYYTVLDQSFNYDLLKDNEDFANEDVLAVLKGLKAKLENGGDDLDYSQAIKEVGKDTGIKGRGLYFPLNLAFTGSTSAPQIYEIMDIYSCDTDIELLDRMIKAFEN is encoded by the coding sequence ATGGATCAAAAGGTCAGAGTTCGGTATGCACCTAGCCCAACAGGTTTCTTACATATCGGAAATGCTCAATCAGCATTATTTAATTATTTATTTGCACGTCACTTCGATGGAACGATGGTACTACGGATTGAAGATACCGACACCAAACGGAACGTTGAAGATGGTGAAGCTAGCCAACGTGAAAATCTTCACTGGTTAGGAATTGACTGGAATGAAGGTCCAAATAAGCTAAATCCAAAGTATGCCCCTTACCGTCAAAGTGAACGGAATAAAGAAGGTATTTACCACAAATACATTCAAGAATTGTTAGACAAGGGAATTGCATACAAGGATTACTCAACAGAGGAAGAGTTAGCCGAGATGCGTGAACGGCAAAAGGCTAACAATGAACCACCTCATTATGATGGTCGTTGGTATGGTAAGAGTGAAGAAGAACAAAAGGCGGCTGAAGCAAAGGGCTTGAAGCCAACTATTCGTTTCCACTTCCCTAAAGACCATGATTACGAATGGGACGATATTGCACGTGGTCATGTTTCATTTAACTCTGACAACCTTGGTGGTGACTTCATTATTGAAAAGAGTGATGGAATGCCAACATACAATTTTGCCGTCGTAGTTGATGACCACACTATGGACATTACCCATATTTTGCGTGGTGCTGATCACATTTCAAACACACCAAAGCAAATTGCTATCTATGAAGCATTAGGCTGGGAACACCCAACTTTCTGTCACATTCCATTGATCTTTAATCCAAAGACTCGCAAGAAGTTAAGTAAGCGTGATAAGGATACCCTTCAATTCATTAGTGAATACAAGAAGCACGGTTACCTCCACGAAGCAATCTTTAACTTTATTGCATTCTTAGGTTGGTCTCCAGTCGGCGAACGTGAAATTTACTCTAAAGAAGAGTTAATTAAGGCTTACGATCCAAAGCGGATGTCAAAGGCACCGGCTTACTTCGATCAAAAGAAACTTGATTGGATGAATGCTCAATACATTAAGAGTATGTCGATTGATGAATTAACTGATCGGACAATGGAATTAATTAAAGAAGGCGAAACTGAAGAAGCTAAGCGCCTTCAAAGTATTCCAGAAGAACAATTGACTGAATTGCTTAAGAAGACAATTAAGGTTCACCAGCGGGATGTTAATAAGCTTCTTGAAGTTATTCAATATGCATGGTCATACTATACAGTTCTTGACCAATCATTCAACTATGACTTACTTAAGGACAACGAAGACTTCGCTAATGAAGATGTTTTAGCTGTTCTCAAGGGCTTAAAGGCAAAACTTGAAAACGGTGGCGATGACCTTGATTACAGTCAGGCTATTAAGGAAGTAGGTAAGGACACTGGCATTAAGGGTCGCGGTTTATACTTCCCATTAAACCTTGCCTTTACTGGTTCAACTTCTGCACCACAAATCTATGAGATCATGGATATCTATTCTTGTGATACAGATATTGAATTGCTTGACCGGATGATCAAAGCATTTGAAAACTAA
- the glnA gene encoding type I glutamate--ammonia ligase encodes MGKHVFTKDEVRQMVKDEDIHFLRVMFTDLLGTIKSVDLPVSQLDKLMDNKIMFDGSSIDGFVRIEESDMYLYPDMSTWLAFPWGAEHGKVARVICSVYKTDGTPFESDPRNNLKRVLEDMRKMGFKDFNIGPEPEFFLFKTDEKGNPTTNLNDKENYFDMEPADPGEDCRRDIVLALEKMGFDVEAAHHEVAPGQHEVDFKYSDALEAADNIQTFKFVVKTIAKKYGFHATFMPKPLSGINGSGMHLNMSLFSQDGSNAFFDENDKDKLSATAYHFLGGLMKHARSYTAICNPIVNSYKRLVPGYEAPVYVAWSTSNRSPLVRIPSDRGMGTRLELRSADPSANPYLAIAAVLEAGLDGLRNNLPPIHNVDENIYTMTKAERAEKDIRDLPDTLHNALKSLAADEVIKSSMAEHLYSSFMEAKTREYASYRQHVSDWERQHYMEQY; translated from the coding sequence ATGGGTAAACACGTATTTACAAAAGATGAAGTTCGCCAAATGGTAAAGGATGAAGATATCCATTTCTTAAGGGTTATGTTTACTGACTTATTAGGAACGATTAAGAGCGTTGACCTACCAGTTAGTCAGTTAGATAAATTGATGGATAACAAAATTATGTTTGATGGTTCTTCAATTGATGGATTTGTTCGGATTGAAGAAAGTGACATGTATCTTTATCCAGATATGTCCACTTGGCTTGCATTCCCTTGGGGTGCTGAACACGGTAAGGTTGCGCGGGTAATCTGCAGTGTTTACAAGACTGATGGTACTCCATTTGAAAGTGACCCACGTAATAACTTAAAGCGGGTACTTGAAGATATGCGGAAGATGGGCTTCAAAGACTTTAACATTGGGCCTGAACCAGAATTCTTCCTCTTCAAGACTGATGAAAAGGGTAACCCAACTACCAATCTTAATGATAAGGAAAATTACTTTGACATGGAACCAGCAGATCCTGGTGAAGATTGCCGTCGTGATATCGTCTTAGCGCTTGAAAAGATGGGCTTCGATGTTGAAGCAGCTCACCATGAAGTTGCTCCTGGTCAGCATGAAGTTGACTTTAAGTACTCAGATGCTTTAGAAGCGGCTGATAATATTCAAACATTTAAGTTCGTTGTTAAAACAATTGCTAAGAAGTATGGTTTCCATGCCACCTTTATGCCTAAGCCACTTTCTGGGATTAACGGTTCAGGAATGCACCTCAACATGTCATTGTTTAGTCAAGATGGTAGCAATGCTTTCTTTGATGAAAATGATAAAGACAAGCTTTCCGCAACGGCTTACCATTTCTTGGGCGGTTTGATGAAGCATGCACGAAGCTATACTGCAATTTGCAATCCAATCGTTAACTCCTATAAGCGTTTAGTTCCTGGCTATGAAGCACCAGTTTATGTTGCTTGGTCAACTTCTAACCGGTCACCACTTGTTCGAATTCCAAGTGATCGTGGAATGGGAACCCGGCTTGAATTACGGTCAGCAGATCCATCTGCTAATCCATACCTTGCAATCGCTGCTGTTCTTGAAGCTGGTTTAGACGGTTTACGGAATAACTTACCACCAATTCATAATGTTGATGAAAACATCTATACGATGACGAAAGCCGAACGAGCTGAAAAAGATATTCGTGATTTACCAGATACTTTACATAACGCATTAAAGTCTTTGGCTGCCGATGAAGTTATCAAGAGTTCAATGGCTGAACACCTCTACAGCAGCTTTATGGAAGCCAAAACCCGTGAATATGCTTCATATCGTCAACATGTTTCTGACTGGGAACGTCAACACTATATGGAACAATACTAA
- the miaA gene encoding tRNA (adenosine(37)-N6)-dimethylallyltransferase MiaA, whose translation MNNVIAIVGPTAVGKTALSIKLAHEFDGEVISGDSMQVYRHLDIGTAKVTPEEMGDVPHHLIDICNIEERFSAARFKKLADQKIDEIAQRNHLPIIAGGTGFYLQTLTDNLALGSDQFDQQTLEIRNHWKKVAEEKGAEYVWEQLNKLDPVASARIPKSNTRRVIRALEVIKKTGQLFSNQPQFKATNDFLLIGLTTERPVLYDRINKRVDLMIQNGLLEEAKWLFDQGGEDLPAGKGIGYHELFPYFRGEISLDEAVEKIKRDSRHYAKRQLTWFRNKADTHWFDILRHPNDINQIKQFINDWLKK comes from the coding sequence ATGAATAATGTAATCGCAATTGTCGGCCCAACCGCTGTAGGAAAAACTGCCCTATCAATAAAATTGGCACATGAATTTGATGGGGAAGTAATTTCTGGTGATTCAATGCAAGTTTATCGCCACCTTGATATTGGGACGGCAAAAGTTACTCCTGAAGAAATGGGGGATGTGCCGCACCACCTCATTGATATCTGCAATATTGAAGAGCGTTTTTCTGCTGCTCGTTTTAAGAAACTTGCTGACCAAAAAATAGACGAAATAGCTCAACGTAATCATTTGCCGATCATTGCGGGCGGAACTGGATTTTATCTTCAAACCTTAACGGATAACCTAGCATTGGGAAGTGACCAGTTTGATCAACAAACGCTTGAAATTCGTAACCATTGGAAAAAGGTTGCTGAAGAAAAGGGAGCCGAGTATGTCTGGGAACAATTAAACAAGTTGGATCCAGTGGCCAGCGCTCGGATCCCCAAGTCTAATACTCGTCGGGTTATCCGGGCTTTAGAGGTAATCAAAAAAACGGGTCAATTATTTTCCAACCAGCCTCAATTCAAAGCAACAAATGATTTCCTCTTAATTGGCCTGACTACTGAACGCCCTGTTCTATATGACCGGATCAATAAGCGAGTTGATTTGATGATTCAAAACGGCCTGTTAGAAGAAGCAAAATGGTTATTTGATCAAGGAGGGGAAGATCTGCCAGCAGGTAAGGGGATTGGTTACCATGAACTATTTCCTTATTTTCGTGGCGAGATTAGTCTTGACGAAGCAGTTGAGAAAATTAAGCGGGATTCTCGCCATTATGCTAAGCGTCAGTTAACGTGGTTTAGAAATAAGGCTGATACTCACTGGTTTGATATTTTGCGTCATCCCAATGATATTAATCAAATTAAGCAATTTATAAATGATTGGTTAAAAAAATAA
- a CDS encoding DUF3042 family protein, whose translation MKQLAKGILVGSLATVAAIASGVLTFHKTVIKPAEEEEKFDQNRRAAIRKGRSAHQL comes from the coding sequence ATGAAACAATTAGCAAAGGGTATTTTAGTTGGTAGTTTAGCAACAGTTGCTGCCATTGCTAGCGGGGTTCTTACTTTCCATAAAACTGTTATTAAACCAGCGGAAGAAGAAGAAAAGTTTGATCAAAACCGTCGCGCTGCTATCCGTAAGGGCCGCTCAGCACACCAACTTTAA
- a CDS encoding rhodanese-like domain-containing protein produces MIVVLGVSSGLMILNAVIIIILLVWIFSWAFQTYRRKRYATVLSQDDFKQGMRKAQVIDLRQENDFKQGHILGARNLPYPYLRQQYGELRKDLPVYLYDEGMTLSTQAAAFLGKHGYDHLYILKDGYRAWNGKTKKSKY; encoded by the coding sequence ATGATCGTGGTACTTGGAGTTAGCTCTGGCTTGATGATTCTTAATGCAGTCATTATAATCATCTTGTTAGTATGGATTTTTAGCTGGGCATTTCAGACTTACCGTCGAAAGAGATATGCAACTGTCCTTAGTCAAGATGACTTTAAGCAAGGAATGCGAAAAGCACAGGTTATTGACTTACGACAAGAAAATGACTTTAAACAAGGCCATATCCTTGGTGCACGTAACTTGCCTTATCCATATCTTCGTCAGCAATATGGCGAATTGCGGAAGGACTTGCCGGTTTACTTATATGATGAAGGCATGACATTAAGTACCCAGGCTGCTGCGTTTTTAGGTAAGCATGGATACGACCATCTTTATATCTTAAAGGATGGCTATCGTGCATGGAACGGTAAGACTAAAAAGTCCAAGTATTAA